The Sulfurospirillum halorespirans DSM 13726 genome has a window encoding:
- a CDS encoding bifunctional diguanylate cyclase/phosphodiesterase codes for MHKKPLFKNPFYMLVPIIVIASILLFLLLATMRLEKSIETKIFEISTSDVFSITHNSATYIETLLKESTHFSEDIKKNSFLQRKIEESLKTLLTPHIKYAYLLYRDNRGVFRFLSDASIHEEKAFIDQKLDVESLEWLQIYSTKAPLIIRHTLLQQLSISYLVPILNKGDVELILAIDFSIDKIEEINQIIHTIQNGIIGVMSVIFAILIFVTIQTRRFSAVRKSAFIDKLTNVYNRNYLQKYEDFINLDDYILATLDIDYFKKVNDTYGHDVGDKILKQVANTILLTIRHKEDIVIRYGGEEFLILAKTRRDGHLIALNMIERIFYAIQENAFAISDEESIKITVSIGVNLVPHKSRTFQEAFKLADIALYNAKTKGRNTIEIYDENENTQNTCMSLNEIKAAIEEHRIECYYQKIVHTTTQELSHYEALLRIIDKNGNVILPDRILPTIKGTFILRNITKEVLSICYEELLRHPKVSISVNLNPHDVIDESILGILKNYARQENIAPRLGLEIIETEDITNREDAKNNLLMLKSLGYTIYIDDFGSGYSNFIYLAEIKTDYIKIDGAIIQKVLDDKISFLLVKNIVAFAKEAQIKVIAEYVSDALIYEMIQSLGIEYAQGLFFSTPSPLIDA; via the coding sequence ATGCATAAGAAGCCTTTGTTTAAAAATCCTTTTTATATGCTCGTTCCCATTATCGTCATCGCCTCTATTTTGCTTTTTTTGCTCTTAGCAACGATGCGGCTTGAAAAAAGCATTGAAACTAAAATTTTTGAAATTTCGACCTCCGATGTTTTTTCCATTACCCATAACAGTGCAACCTATATCGAAACGCTTTTAAAAGAGAGTACCCATTTCTCTGAGGATATTAAAAAAAATAGTTTTCTTCAGCGCAAAATTGAAGAGAGTTTAAAAACACTCTTAACACCCCATATCAAATATGCTTACCTTTTGTACCGAGATAACAGAGGCGTTTTTCGCTTTTTAAGCGATGCTTCTATTCATGAGGAAAAAGCCTTTATTGATCAAAAACTGGATGTCGAAAGCCTTGAATGGCTGCAAATTTATAGCACAAAAGCGCCACTTATCATTCGTCATACCCTCTTACAACAACTCTCGATCAGTTATTTGGTTCCCATCTTAAACAAAGGCGATGTCGAGCTCATTTTAGCAATTGATTTTTCCATCGATAAAATTGAAGAGATCAACCAAATTATTCATACCATCCAAAACGGCATTATAGGTGTTATGAGCGTTATTTTTGCCATACTGATCTTTGTTACCATTCAAACTAGACGGTTTAGTGCTGTTAGGAAGAGTGCTTTTATCGATAAACTGACGAATGTCTACAATCGAAATTACCTTCAAAAATACGAAGATTTTATTAATCTTGACGATTACATTCTCGCAACATTGGACATTGACTATTTCAAAAAAGTCAATGATACCTACGGGCATGATGTCGGTGATAAAATTTTAAAACAAGTCGCCAACACCATTTTACTGACCATCAGGCATAAAGAAGACATTGTCATACGCTATGGCGGTGAAGAGTTTTTGATCCTTGCCAAAACACGCAGAGATGGGCATTTGATTGCTCTTAATATGATTGAGCGCATTTTTTACGCTATCCAAGAAAATGCCTTTGCTATCTCAGACGAAGAGTCGATTAAAATCACCGTTTCCATCGGGGTTAACCTTGTTCCCCATAAATCACGAACCTTCCAAGAGGCTTTTAAACTAGCTGATATTGCACTCTATAATGCCAAAACAAAAGGTCGCAATACTATAGAAATTTACGACGAGAACGAAAATACGCAAAATACCTGTATGTCACTTAATGAGATTAAAGCAGCGATTGAAGAGCATCGTATCGAGTGCTACTATCAAAAAATTGTCCACACAACTACTCAAGAGCTTTCACACTACGAGGCACTGCTTCGCATCATCGATAAAAATGGCAACGTTATTTTGCCTGATCGCATTCTTCCGACCATTAAAGGCACCTTCATTTTACGCAATATCACCAAAGAGGTGCTGAGTATCTGTTACGAAGAGCTGCTACGCCATCCAAAGGTGAGCATTAGCGTCAATCTCAATCCACATGATGTGATTGATGAGTCCATTCTAGGTATTTTAAAAAACTATGCTCGGCAAGAAAATATTGCCCCAAGGCTTGGACTTGAGATCATCGAAACCGAAGATATTACCAACAGAGAAGATGCCAAAAACAATCTTTTGATGCTCAAATCGTTGGGCTATACTATTTATATCGATGATTTTGGTAGTGGCTACTCCAATTTCATCTATCTGGCAGAGATAAAAACCGATTATATTAAAATCGATGGGGCGATTATCCAAAAAGTTTTAGATGATAAAATCTCTTTTTTATTGGTCAAAAATATTGTTGCCTTTGCGAAGGAAGCACAGATTAAAGTGATTGCTGAGTATGTAAGTGATGCGTTGATTTACGAGATGATCCAATCTTTGGGCATTGAGTACGCGCAAGGACTCTTTTTCTCAACGCCTAGCCCATTAATAGACGCCTAA
- a CDS encoding TonB-dependent receptor domain-containing protein, with amino-acid sequence MKIIVLLGLLSSLLFSDSLDALLQEYKSTSDNSLQTVNEKIGHVVIYSQKEIRLMQYTKLNDILKELPLFNINTNQFGLTNYSLTGSKTTTSGFFRFFINDHEISSGYDQSTSLSWGDLPLDFVDHVEIYYGESSFSYGNETGIYFVRIYTKSALKENSSEINSWITSKGSNSQSFTNSSSFENGWSYLMFLNQEKIKYTSIYNGQKLNSNGTKQYFYADISNETTKINMGYTDVSKNNYTGLAFDATPNSGKSLSKDFFVDVTHSFLEDKSLKVNLSVDVNDRSYEEANAQGIDVIPVINFSNPLSIPKNFTEDLRFVKTNAYLSKSFDTENNSFIAALNVKNKTYDVQNRETTNFINQTNSVGHYNSFDEETTSSILFQDSYKLQDDLILVANTKLDYYDRNAYLKDSSETLLRVGAIYTPTDNWGFKSFYTQTALAPSFYNVDYADTSKPALTSQQYYIYSLEGVYTEGNSKFGVTFDHVEIDDFLYLTPVGFINVDHRIKTDGLLFDYEYSFSKRDKIHLNYYTSTLSEAINNSTKGGYVKFMGGYQKFDYFTSIIYRNGYEYLGLDIPDSFDMSLGATYHVTKDLSYSIKASNILDKSTKSLYSERPDGAIFALDDNDRSVTFSIRWVF; translated from the coding sequence ATGAAGATTATTGTGCTGCTTGGACTCCTTAGTAGTCTGCTCTTTTCTGACTCACTTGATGCACTCTTGCAAGAGTATAAATCAACGTCCGATAACTCTTTGCAAACCGTCAATGAAAAGATCGGGCATGTGGTGATTTATTCTCAAAAAGAGATCCGCCTCATGCAATACACCAAGCTCAACGATATTTTAAAAGAGCTGCCTCTTTTTAACATCAATACCAACCAATTTGGACTCACCAACTACTCGCTCACAGGTTCTAAAACAACCACCAGCGGCTTTTTTCGCTTCTTTATTAACGACCATGAAATCAGTTCAGGCTACGATCAATCCACTTCCCTCTCTTGGGGCGATTTACCCTTAGATTTTGTTGATCACGTTGAAATTTATTATGGAGAGAGCTCATTTTCGTATGGTAATGAGACGGGCATCTATTTTGTACGCATCTACACCAAATCCGCGCTCAAAGAGAATAGTTCTGAGATCAATAGCTGGATTACCTCTAAAGGCTCTAACTCACAAAGTTTTACCAATTCTTCCAGTTTTGAAAATGGCTGGTCTTATTTGATGTTCTTGAATCAAGAAAAGATCAAATATACCTCCATTTATAACGGTCAAAAACTTAATAGCAATGGCACAAAACAATACTTCTATGCTGACATTAGCAACGAAACCACAAAAATCAATATGGGCTATACCGATGTCTCTAAAAACAACTACACTGGCCTTGCATTTGATGCCACACCCAATAGTGGGAAGAGTCTCTCGAAAGATTTTTTTGTTGATGTCACACACTCTTTCTTAGAAGACAAATCCCTTAAAGTCAACCTCTCAGTTGATGTGAATGATCGAAGTTACGAGGAAGCCAATGCACAAGGTATCGACGTCATTCCTGTTATTAATTTCTCTAATCCATTGAGCATCCCTAAAAATTTTACAGAAGATCTACGCTTTGTCAAAACGAATGCTTATCTCTCCAAATCATTTGACACCGAGAACAACTCATTTATCGCAGCACTCAATGTTAAAAATAAAACTTACGATGTGCAAAATCGTGAGACCACCAATTTTATCAATCAAACAAACAGTGTAGGACATTACAATAGTTTTGATGAAGAGACCACCTCGTCGATCCTCTTTCAAGACAGCTATAAACTTCAAGATGACCTCATTTTAGTCGCTAACACAAAACTTGATTATTACGACCGAAATGCCTATTTGAAAGACAGTTCAGAGACACTGTTGCGAGTGGGAGCCATCTACACCCCTACTGATAACTGGGGCTTTAAAAGCTTTTACACCCAAACAGCTCTAGCGCCTTCTTTTTATAACGTTGATTATGCCGATACCAGTAAGCCAGCACTCACATCGCAACAGTACTATATCTACTCATTAGAAGGTGTTTATACCGAAGGTAACTCAAAATTTGGGGTGACGTTTGATCATGTGGAGATTGATGATTTTCTCTATCTCACACCCGTTGGGTTTATCAATGTTGATCACAGAATTAAAACAGATGGACTTCTTTTTGACTATGAATACAGCTTCTCCAAACGAGATAAAATCCACTTAAATTACTATACATCCACGCTCAGTGAAGCCATTAACAACTCCACAAAAGGGGGTTATGTAAAATTTATGGGAGGGTACCAGAAGTTTGATTACTTTACTTCGATTATCTATCGAAATGGGTATGAATACTTGGGTCTTGATATTCCCGATAGCTTTGACATGAGCCTTGGTGCGACCTATCATGTTACCAAAGATCTTAGCTACAGCATTAAAGCCTCCAATATTTTAGATAAATCAACCAAATCGCTCTACTCAGAAAGACCAGATGGCGCTATTTTTGCTTTAGATGATAACGATCGAAGTGTCACCTTCTCAATAAGGTGGGTATTCTAA
- the tatA gene encoding twin-arginine translocase TatA/TatE family subunit encodes MGSFSISHWLVILAVVVLLFGAKKIPELAKGVGQGIKDFKKAIKEDEQAKTTVDQVETKPESSATPTATTSTPADEKKSV; translated from the coding sequence ATGGGTTCGTTTAGTATTTCACATTGGTTAGTCATCTTAGCAGTGGTTGTTTTGCTTTTTGGTGCAAAAAAAATACCAGAACTTGCTAAAGGTGTAGGTCAAGGTATTAAAGATTTTAAAAAAGCGATTAAAGAAGATGAACAAGCAAAAACAACAGTCGATCAAGTAGAGACAAAACCTGAATCAAGTGCTACACCAACGGCTACGACATCAACACCCGCAGACGAAAAAAAGTCTGTATAA
- the fliR gene encoding flagellar biosynthetic protein FliR, giving the protein MDSKRKHNVESLVKLFGEGQVILFLLLFARLSGLFAFFPFYSHANIPLSIKSSITFFMVIFLFPLLPPALHVNATLLNLSLAIVGELLIGFVAGLFLTITISILQMAGMQISFVMGFTMASVVDPQTSTSIPLLSQMLSLIGLMVILAFNGHHQMLLFIADSLTLLPLGSFYPQTNILTYLLKAMTGMFVYGFILSFPVVGFSLLLDVVFGMLMKTMPQFNLLVIGFPIKIMVSLVVLVATLASIMLLFKKEFIEALNHLTILFVR; this is encoded by the coding sequence ATGGACTCAAAGAGGAAGCATAACGTGGAATCACTTGTAAAACTTTTTGGTGAAGGGCAGGTTATTCTCTTTCTTCTTCTTTTTGCGAGGCTCAGTGGTCTTTTTGCTTTTTTCCCTTTTTACTCTCATGCCAATATTCCACTCAGCATTAAATCATCCATCACGTTTTTTATGGTCATTTTTTTATTTCCACTTCTCCCTCCAGCTTTACATGTAAACGCAACACTGCTCAACCTTTCGCTGGCGATTGTCGGAGAACTGTTGATTGGTTTTGTGGCAGGACTTTTTTTAACCATAACGATTTCCATTTTGCAAATGGCGGGAATGCAGATTTCGTTTGTGATGGGTTTTACGATGGCGAGTGTTGTGGACCCTCAAACGAGTACCTCGATTCCTCTTTTGTCACAAATGCTCTCTTTAATCGGTCTGATGGTCATTTTAGCCTTTAATGGGCATCACCAAATGCTCCTTTTTATCGCCGATTCCTTAACGCTTTTGCCGCTAGGAAGTTTTTATCCACAAACCAATATTCTCACCTATCTTCTCAAAGCGATGACAGGAATGTTTGTGTATGGGTTTATCCTCTCTTTCCCTGTCGTAGGCTTTTCGCTTCTGTTGGATGTTGTTTTTGGAATGCTGATGAAAACCATGCCTCAATTTAACCTTTTGGTTATCGGATTTCCTATTAAAATCATGGTTTCATTGGTGGTACTTGTTGCGACATTGGCGTCCATTATGCTGCTCTTTAAGAAAGAATTTATCGAAGCGCTCAACCATTTGACCATTCTTTTTGTGCGTTAA
- a CDS encoding DNA/RNA non-specific endonuclease has protein sequence MRVKRSFVVSALTFCLKYPKAFLVAFLLGGLSYSYEVFIARDTMSFQGIPTATQSASYTRIFRNHAYMVGYSDLKGNPLWVVYKLTPVKENAPHLKRPDGFHADWRNVGFITSSDYTNSGYDRGHMAPNHAISILYGKEAQYETFLMTNITLQKPSLNQKLWQQLEEKELEMFAPKFKALWVYTGPLFDAKVTRLKSSYFVEIPDAFYKMYVGIEEDGTLRTLAFILPQNAKATDRLEKYAVSIDEVERRSRFDFLHELEDEIEEALEKKIDAKAWF, from the coding sequence ATGCGTGTGAAAAGATCGTTTGTTGTTTCTGCTCTAACGTTTTGCCTTAAATATCCCAAAGCATTTTTAGTAGCCTTCCTTTTAGGAGGGCTATCTTACTCGTACGAAGTTTTCATCGCACGCGATACGATGAGCTTTCAAGGCATTCCCACTGCGACGCAAAGCGCATCCTACACACGCATCTTTCGCAACCATGCTTATATGGTCGGTTACTCTGATCTTAAAGGCAATCCTCTGTGGGTTGTGTATAAACTGACGCCTGTAAAAGAAAATGCCCCTCACCTGAAACGTCCGGATGGTTTTCATGCAGATTGGCGCAATGTGGGGTTCATAACCAGCAGTGATTATACGAACAGCGGTTACGATAGAGGACATATGGCGCCTAATCATGCTATCTCGATTCTGTATGGCAAAGAGGCGCAGTATGAGACCTTTTTGATGACCAATATTACCCTTCAAAAACCCTCTTTAAACCAAAAACTGTGGCAACAGTTAGAAGAGAAAGAATTAGAGATGTTTGCGCCAAAATTTAAAGCACTGTGGGTCTATACAGGTCCTTTGTTTGATGCAAAGGTTACGCGACTGAAAAGCTCGTATTTTGTGGAGATTCCCGATGCGTTTTATAAAATGTATGTGGGTATAGAAGAGGATGGTACGCTTAGAACCTTAGCGTTTATTCTCCCTCAAAATGCGAAAGCGACGGATCGTTTAGAGAAGTATGCGGTAAGTATTGATGAAGTAGAGCGCCGTAGCAGGTTTGATTTTTTACATGAGCTTGAAGATGAAATTGAAGAAGCACTTGAAAAAAAGATAGATGCTAAAGCGTGGTTTTGA
- a CDS encoding Fur family transcriptional regulator, with protein MDRFKDVLKASNLKSTHQRLAILDSIDQFGHVDIDTLYDSIFHKYPTMSKATLYRNINDLISFHILEEVKLPQQKQQYEIKKVPHIHLLCSECGSVEDMFMETKPFLETISLRSGFHISHSFIVMNGMCKVCAAKTLRASL; from the coding sequence ATGGATCGGTTTAAAGACGTTTTAAAAGCAAGCAATCTCAAATCAACGCACCAAAGACTTGCGATTTTAGATTCAATCGATCAGTTTGGACATGTCGATATTGACACACTTTACGACTCCATTTTTCATAAATACCCGACGATGTCCAAAGCAACGCTTTACCGAAATATCAACGACCTCATCTCATTTCACATCTTAGAAGAGGTTAAACTTCCACAGCAAAAACAGCAGTACGAGATAAAAAAAGTACCCCATATTCATCTTTTATGTTCAGAATGCGGCAGTGTTGAAGATATGTTTATGGAGACAAAACCCTTTTTAGAGACAATTTCTTTGCGAAGTGGTTTTCATATTAGTCATAGTTTTATCGTTATGAATGGTATGTGTAAAGTATGTGCTGCTAAAACGTTGAGGGCATCTTTATAG
- the gmk gene encoding guanylate kinase, whose protein sequence is MKGNLLVISGPSGSGKSSLMKEVLQEIPDAYFSISSTTRSIREGEKEGVNYHFISKAEFEKDMDEGFFLEWAKVHDNYYGTSLKPILKELHEGKLVICDIDVQGHKIAREKFGSIITSVFITTPDQKSLKERLINRGTDSAEVIEKRLDNAVSEMTRIREYDYLLINDDFKTTLHALFAIAHASRKKMALMDLGEFMSAWANIE, encoded by the coding sequence GTGAAGGGTAACCTTTTAGTGATTTCAGGACCGAGTGGCTCGGGGAAAAGCTCTTTAATGAAAGAGGTGCTTCAAGAGATTCCCGATGCGTACTTTTCAATTTCAAGCACAACCCGCTCCATTCGTGAAGGGGAAAAAGAGGGTGTCAATTACCATTTTATCTCCAAAGCAGAGTTTGAAAAAGATATGGATGAAGGGTTCTTCTTAGAGTGGGCGAAAGTGCATGATAACTACTATGGTACATCACTCAAGCCTATTTTAAAAGAGCTTCATGAAGGTAAATTGGTCATCTGTGATATTGATGTGCAAGGACATAAAATTGCACGGGAAAAATTTGGAAGTATCATCACCTCTGTTTTCATCACAACACCCGATCAAAAGTCACTCAAAGAGCGCCTGATCAACCGAGGAACCGATAGTGCAGAAGTCATTGAAAAGCGTTTAGATAATGCTGTTTCTGAGATGACACGCATCCGAGAATACGATTATCTTTTAATTAATGACGATTTTAAAACCACACTGCACGCATTGTTTGCCATTGCGCATGCTTCACGAAAAAAAATGGCGTTAATGGATTTGGGTGAATTTATGAGTGCGTGGGCAAACATCGAATAG
- the argS gene encoding arginine--tRNA ligase yields the protein MKKSVIRAIKEKLQREFVLEKPTNLSFGHYATPIAFSLAKELKKSPIAIAEEIATQFDLGEIFQEVTPIKGYINFKLSESFLNQYATWAIQNEALFGKDDQTETILLEYVSANPTGPLHIGHARGAVFGDALARIGKHLGYKITTEYYVNDAGNQVDLLGLSLYLSGREHILGLHVNWPEEFYRGEYIIDLAHVAKVELGDAIFEDEANIKTLSVWGKDKMLELIKSNLADVGIEFEQFVSEKSLYDKWDESFVKLQKHDKTYKEGGKTWIRSTELGDEKDRVVVREDGRPTYLAGDIIYHDNKFQRGYDRYINIWGADHHGYIARVKAAINFLGYDEQKLEVLLAQMVSLLKGGEPYKMSKRAGNFILMSDVVSEVGSDALRFVFLSKKSDTHLEFDVDVFKQEDSNNPIFYINYAHARINQIFAKAEKSLSDVQDVTLENLSEEAHNLLFSALLLPEVLEDAFNSRQVQKVTEYLKNLAASLHKFYNENRVVGSEDEEKFLKLFAVVALSLRVGLKLIGINAKDKM from the coding sequence TTGAAAAAATCGGTTATTCGTGCTATTAAAGAAAAATTACAAAGAGAGTTTGTTTTAGAGAAACCTACCAATCTCTCTTTTGGTCATTATGCAACCCCCATCGCTTTTTCACTTGCGAAAGAGCTCAAAAAATCCCCTATTGCCATTGCAGAAGAGATTGCTACGCAGTTTGATCTTGGTGAGATTTTTCAAGAAGTGACCCCGATTAAAGGGTACATTAACTTCAAACTCAGTGAAAGCTTTTTGAATCAGTATGCCACGTGGGCGATTCAAAATGAAGCGCTTTTTGGAAAAGACGATCAAACTGAGACGATACTGCTTGAGTATGTCAGTGCCAATCCAACCGGTCCCTTGCATATTGGTCATGCCAGAGGTGCCGTTTTTGGTGATGCCCTTGCACGCATTGGAAAACATTTAGGGTATAAGATTACCACAGAGTATTATGTCAATGATGCGGGTAATCAAGTAGATCTTTTAGGACTTTCCCTTTATCTCTCAGGACGTGAGCACATTTTAGGCTTACATGTAAACTGGCCAGAAGAGTTTTACAGAGGTGAATACATCATCGATCTCGCGCATGTTGCTAAAGTTGAACTGGGTGATGCTATTTTTGAAGATGAAGCCAATATTAAAACGCTCTCCGTCTGGGGCAAAGATAAGATGTTAGAGCTTATCAAGTCCAATCTTGCCGACGTTGGCATTGAATTTGAGCAATTTGTTAGCGAAAAATCCCTTTACGATAAATGGGATGAGAGCTTTGTCAAACTTCAGAAGCATGACAAAACCTACAAAGAGGGTGGTAAAACCTGGATTCGCTCGACCGAACTTGGCGATGAAAAAGATCGTGTGGTCGTGAGAGAAGACGGCAGACCCACCTATCTTGCAGGCGATATTATCTACCACGATAACAAATTTCAACGAGGGTATGATCGGTACATCAATATCTGGGGTGCAGATCATCATGGGTATATTGCACGGGTCAAAGCGGCGATTAACTTCTTAGGGTATGATGAGCAAAAACTTGAGGTTTTGCTGGCTCAAATGGTCTCTTTGCTTAAAGGTGGCGAACCGTATAAAATGAGCAAACGCGCGGGCAATTTCATCTTGATGAGCGATGTGGTGAGTGAAGTAGGCAGTGATGCACTGCGTTTTGTCTTTTTAAGCAAAAAGTCTGACACTCATTTAGAGTTTGATGTCGATGTTTTTAAACAAGAAGACAGCAATAACCCCATTTTTTACATCAACTACGCCCATGCGCGCATCAATCAAATTTTTGCAAAAGCAGAAAAAAGCCTGAGCGATGTCCAAGATGTTACGTTGGAAAATTTGAGCGAAGAGGCACACAATCTTCTCTTTAGCGCACTTTTATTGCCAGAAGTGCTTGAAGATGCTTTTAACTCGCGTCAAGTGCAAAAGGTAACAGAGTACCTCAAAAATTTAGCGGCAAGCTTGCATAAATTCTACAATGAAAACCGTGTTGTCGGCAGTGAAGATGAAGAAAAATTTCTCAAGCTCTTCGCCGTTGTAGCCCTTTCACTTCGCGTAGGACTTAAACTGATAGGCATTAACGCAAAAGACAAAATGTAG
- a CDS encoding ABC transporter ATP-binding protein produces MSLLHAQNISHAFDYLLFENVNFTLSPKESMAILGVSGSGKSTLLHICSTLLQPNQGEVILCDHTIYSDSDDARLKLRRYDVGIIFQSHYLFKGFFANENVELASFISDQEIDPSILERLGIADFMHYRVGDLSGGQQQRVSIARVLAKKPKIIFADEPTGNLDDKTAQEVMNVLFEYIEKENAALLLVTHNHQLAKQCTYTRHLHVDGLKEEA; encoded by the coding sequence ATGTCTTTACTACATGCACAAAATATCTCTCATGCTTTTGATTATCTTCTATTTGAAAATGTTAATTTTACACTTTCCCCTAAAGAATCGATGGCGATTTTAGGTGTCAGTGGTAGTGGAAAATCAACCTTACTTCATATCTGTTCGACACTGCTTCAACCTAATCAGGGCGAAGTGATTTTGTGTGATCATACTATTTACAGCGATAGTGATGATGCAAGGTTAAAACTAAGACGTTACGATGTAGGGATTATTTTTCAATCTCACTACCTTTTTAAAGGCTTTTTTGCCAATGAGAATGTGGAACTTGCCTCTTTTATCAGTGATCAAGAAATTGACCCTAGCATTTTAGAACGTTTGGGCATCGCTGATTTTATGCACTACCGTGTAGGAGATCTTTCAGGTGGTCAACAACAACGTGTCTCCATAGCGCGCGTACTGGCTAAAAAACCCAAAATTATCTTTGCCGATGAGCCCACGGGAAATTTGGATGATAAAACCGCTCAAGAGGTTATGAACGTTTTGTTTGAGTACATTGAAAAAGAAAACGCGGCTCTTCTTTTGGTCACTCATAATCATCAATTAGCCAAACAGTGCACCTATACCAGACATCTCCATGTGGATGGACTCAAAGAGGAAGCATAA